The following coding sequences lie in one Methylotuvimicrobium alcaliphilum 20Z genomic window:
- a CDS encoding type VI secretion system contractile sheath domain-containing protein: MSSRIDFKMGLNARGIASKKEHANAYRIYVLGDFSGKRDTAWSQRNIQRIDSDTFEPVMTQIRPTLDLDSGVTLHFESIEDFHPDAWFNKIRILADLLELKKALSNPKTAAQAAAKIQSFNQTDPNQNISAQTQQVDAETEADTLQRLLGKAPEPKTDKADTVERLIERVVSPYITKDVSLQYQALIDVIEKTVSQFLRTLLQRQDFKSLESLWRATEALVNEEYADEQCFFLVDISQAELMAAVNEGGSEFKERLLAHVQLDDEGRDVLLVGDFSFAGSAEDAELLKFLGATAKACGGCFLGAAGQSLIDSAILGESKKDGDWTRYLSEINADSVVLAYPRYLLRLPYGLKRDPVETLAFEECSEVPVRNELLWGNPALLCARALIRMTQEDSTDNALLMSDVPVFSYILDDEPVLQPGAETLLNETQVNALLSKGIAPLIGFRQRQGVQFPIITTLADR, translated from the coding sequence ATGTCAAGTAGAATCGATTTTAAGATGGGACTTAATGCCCGGGGCATCGCATCTAAAAAAGAACACGCTAACGCCTATCGAATTTATGTGTTGGGGGATTTTTCCGGAAAGCGTGATACTGCGTGGAGTCAACGTAATATTCAAAGGATCGACAGCGATACTTTTGAGCCGGTAATGACTCAAATCAGGCCGACGCTCGATCTTGACTCGGGTGTGACATTGCATTTTGAATCGATCGAAGACTTTCATCCGGATGCCTGGTTTAACAAAATCCGGATTTTGGCTGACTTGCTCGAATTAAAAAAAGCGTTGAGTAACCCGAAAACGGCGGCGCAGGCTGCGGCGAAAATTCAATCGTTCAATCAAACCGACCCTAATCAAAACATTTCGGCCCAAACGCAGCAAGTCGATGCCGAGACCGAAGCGGATACCTTGCAACGTTTGCTGGGCAAAGCGCCGGAGCCCAAGACCGATAAAGCCGACACGGTGGAAAGGTTGATCGAACGGGTCGTGTCGCCTTATATAACCAAGGATGTTAGTTTGCAGTATCAGGCTTTGATTGATGTAATCGAAAAGACGGTCAGCCAATTTTTGCGAACCCTACTGCAACGACAGGATTTTAAAAGCCTCGAGTCCCTTTGGCGAGCCACCGAAGCGCTAGTCAATGAAGAGTATGCGGACGAGCAGTGCTTCTTTTTAGTCGATATCAGCCAAGCCGAATTAATGGCCGCTGTCAATGAAGGGGGCAGCGAGTTTAAAGAGCGCTTGTTGGCGCATGTTCAATTGGACGACGAAGGGCGGGATGTATTGTTGGTCGGCGATTTTAGCTTTGCCGGCAGTGCTGAAGATGCTGAATTGCTTAAGTTTTTGGGTGCTACGGCAAAAGCTTGCGGCGGCTGTTTTCTTGGTGCTGCGGGCCAGTCATTGATCGATAGCGCGATCTTAGGGGAGTCTAAAAAAGACGGCGATTGGACTCGATACCTTAGCGAGATTAATGCCGATAGCGTGGTGCTGGCATATCCTCGCTACTTATTGAGATTACCCTACGGATTGAAGCGTGACCCGGTTGAAACATTGGCTTTTGAAGAGTGTTCGGAGGTCCCTGTCCGGAATGAACTGCTATGGGGAAATCCGGCCCTGTTATGCGCTCGTGCGCTAATAAGAATGACTCAAGAAGACAGTACGGACAATGCATTATTGATGAGCGATGTGCCGGTATTTAGTTATATCTTGGATGATGAGCCGGTTTTGCAGCCCGGCGCCGAAACATTATTGAATGAGACTCAAGTCAATGCTTTGTTATCGAAAGGCATCGCACCGTTGATTGGATTCCGTCAGCGTCAAGGCGTTCAGTTTCCGATAATTACGACGTTGGCGGATCGTTGA
- a CDS encoding alpha-L-glutamate ligase-like protein, producing MSWKNYLRPSKRLRDVGLLGMNQRNGDYILRYNPRKYYPLVDDKLRTKKLAQASGIAVPELYAVIEAEYQIAGLAEKLKNYDEFAIKPAHGSGGEGIIVVNGRSKNCYRKLNGTLLTEEEIGHHISNILSGMYSLGGQPDVALIEYRVDFDPVFDLVSYQGVPDIRTIIFMGVPVMSMLRLPTRLSDGKANLHQGAIGVGIDIEQGVTTTGVWQNDMIDAHPDSGNTITGLNLPNWEEILLLSAGCKELVSLGYIGVDIVLDSKLGPLMLEINARPGLSIQLANKKGLLPRLEAVEKLKKIPETAAERVELAKKLYR from the coding sequence ATGTCTTGGAAAAATTATTTGCGCCCCTCGAAACGGCTAAGAGATGTCGGTTTATTGGGGATGAATCAGCGTAATGGCGACTACATACTGCGTTACAATCCGCGTAAATATTATCCGTTGGTCGACGATAAGCTGCGAACTAAAAAGCTCGCACAAGCTTCAGGCATTGCCGTCCCCGAACTCTATGCGGTCATTGAAGCGGAGTATCAAATTGCCGGTTTAGCCGAAAAGCTCAAAAACTACGACGAGTTTGCAATCAAGCCTGCGCATGGCAGCGGAGGCGAGGGGATTATCGTTGTCAATGGTCGCAGCAAGAATTGTTATCGCAAACTGAACGGCACCTTGTTGACCGAAGAGGAAATCGGCCATCATATTTCCAATATATTGAGCGGCATGTACAGTTTGGGCGGGCAACCGGATGTCGCCTTGATTGAATACCGGGTCGATTTCGATCCGGTATTCGATCTAGTGAGCTATCAAGGCGTTCCCGATATCAGGACGATTATTTTTATGGGGGTTCCGGTAATGTCGATGCTGCGTTTGCCGACTCGGCTTTCCGACGGTAAGGCCAATCTACATCAAGGCGCGATTGGTGTGGGTATCGATATCGAACAAGGCGTCACCACGACCGGTGTATGGCAAAACGATATGATCGATGCGCACCCTGATTCAGGGAATACGATTACAGGACTAAACTTGCCGAATTGGGAGGAAATCTTACTGTTGTCGGCGGGTTGCAAGGAGTTGGTTTCGCTCGGTTATATCGGCGTCGATATCGTATTGGATTCGAAACTCGGTCCGCTGATGCTCGAAATCAACGCTCGCCCCGGGTTAAGCATTCAATTAGCCAACAAAAAAGGGCTATTACCCCGATTGGAAGCCGTCGAGAAGCTCAAAAAAATTCCTGAAACGGCTGCGGAACGCGTAGAACTCGCCAAAAAACTATACCGGTAG
- a CDS encoding inactive transglutaminase family protein produces the protein MKNLHVNVLAFILVGLSVVVTYYKITELNLPLLPVEDEIIWAVEAKVSYKPSPGPSKVDLMLPKQIPGYMFLDENFVSGRYGLTLESVNHNRIAQWAVRRPAGEQTLYYRMQIVPGEKEAFTDKKVPYPEEPEYPEIMQTAVSALLDDVRSKSADIKSFTQELLRRLNAPSPDDNVKIIKKDATGPEAWMKRVIDVLHGARIPTRQVNILMLKDGARHSKLVPWLQVHNGEKWLTFDPHSGASGFPENSIIWYYGSAPLLTVTGGKSEKIDFSVYKQSLGLAAVTQKRIGKIDSPIMEFSLFHLPIQTQNVYRILLMMPIGALLIVVLRNVVGFKTFGTFMPILIGMAFRETGLSWGLFLFGLLIAFGLMLRFYLEYLRLLLVPRLASVLIIVVILMTLLSLMSHKMGIDRGLSVALFPMVIISMTIERMSLVWEEHGASEALQQCIGSLFIASIGYLLMSHPVLEHLIFVFPELLLTFLAFTLLLGRYTGYRLTELWRFRSVIKG, from the coding sequence TTGAAAAACCTTCATGTCAATGTTTTGGCGTTTATCCTGGTCGGATTGAGCGTCGTGGTCACATATTACAAAATTACAGAGCTAAATCTACCTTTGTTACCGGTCGAGGATGAGATTATTTGGGCTGTGGAAGCCAAGGTAAGCTATAAACCTTCTCCCGGCCCTTCCAAAGTCGATTTAATGTTGCCGAAACAAATTCCCGGATATATGTTTTTGGATGAAAACTTTGTTTCCGGTCGATACGGTCTTACCCTTGAAAGCGTCAATCATAATCGAATCGCTCAATGGGCGGTTCGGCGACCGGCAGGCGAACAGACGTTGTATTACCGGATGCAAATCGTTCCTGGTGAAAAAGAAGCTTTTACCGATAAAAAAGTTCCTTATCCTGAAGAGCCCGAGTATCCGGAGATAATGCAGACGGCCGTTTCGGCATTGTTGGACGATGTCAGAAGCAAATCGGCGGATATCAAATCCTTTACTCAAGAGTTATTGCGAAGGTTAAATGCGCCAAGTCCTGACGACAATGTCAAAATAATCAAAAAAGACGCGACCGGCCCCGAAGCGTGGATGAAGCGAGTGATCGATGTTTTGCATGGGGCGAGGATTCCGACTCGTCAAGTCAACATTCTGATGCTCAAGGATGGAGCTAGGCACAGTAAGTTGGTGCCTTGGCTTCAGGTGCACAACGGTGAAAAATGGTTAACTTTTGATCCGCATTCGGGGGCATCCGGTTTTCCCGAAAATTCAATCATTTGGTATTACGGGAGCGCGCCCTTACTGACAGTGACGGGAGGGAAGTCAGAGAAAATTGACTTTTCGGTCTATAAGCAATCGCTCGGTTTGGCGGCGGTAACCCAGAAGCGAATCGGTAAAATCGATTCGCCGATTATGGAGTTCTCGCTATTCCATTTACCGATTCAAACTCAGAATGTTTACCGGATTTTATTGATGATGCCGATCGGCGCCTTGCTGATCGTTGTTCTGAGAAATGTCGTTGGCTTTAAAACATTCGGCACGTTTATGCCGATTTTGATCGGGATGGCGTTTCGAGAGACCGGCTTGTCTTGGGGGCTTTTTTTATTTGGTTTGCTTATCGCATTCGGTTTGATGCTGCGTTTTTATCTGGAATATTTGCGTTTGCTGCTGGTTCCGAGACTCGCAAGTGTGCTGATCATCGTTGTGATATTGATGACGTTGCTAAGCTTGATGAGCCATAAAATGGGTATCGATCGCGGCTTGTCCGTGGCCTTGTTCCCGATGGTTATTATTTCGATGACGATTGAACGAATGTCCTTGGTTTGGGAAGAGCACGGGGCTTCGGAGGCGCTGCAACAGTGCATCGGTAGTTTATTTATTGCATCGATCGGTTATTTGCTGATGTCGCATCCCGTACTCGAGCATCTTATTTTTGTATTTCCCGAATTATTATTGACGTTTCTAGCGTTTACCTTATTGTTAGGTCGCTATACCGGCTATCGCCTAACTGAGCTGTGGCGGTTTCGTTCCGTCATAAAAGGATAG
- a CDS encoding ATP-dependent zinc protease family protein, protein MKNMMKRNVSISLFIVLVMLSPFGRASAYEDQKIIAGWVEDIILSPAQIRFRAKLDTGARTSSIHAKNVEEFERDGQSWVRFTLPKGLEKKAQATTVELPVVRETRIKRHKLESAKRFVVELGFCMNSNYYETEFTLADRGNYIYPVLLGRRFLENKVIVDPSVRHKHSKRLKNIICSPGFPEPVVEE, encoded by the coding sequence ATGAAAAATATGATGAAACGAAATGTTAGTATAAGCCTTTTCATTGTGTTGGTCATGTTAAGTCCTTTTGGTCGAGCCAGCGCATATGAAGATCAAAAAATTATCGCAGGGTGGGTGGAAGACATTATTCTATCTCCGGCGCAAATACGGTTTCGAGCAAAGCTTGATACCGGTGCTAGAACCTCATCGATCCATGCTAAAAATGTTGAAGAGTTCGAGCGGGACGGGCAAAGCTGGGTTCGTTTTACATTGCCGAAAGGTTTGGAAAAAAAAGCTCAAGCGACTACTGTAGAGCTGCCGGTTGTCAGGGAAACGCGAATTAAAAGACATAAACTGGAATCGGCGAAGCGTTTCGTTGTGGAATTAGGGTTTTGTATGAATTCAAATTATTACGAGACGGAGTTCACACTGGCTGACCGAGGCAACTATATTTATCCGGTCTTGCTAGGTCGTAGGTTTCTGGAAAACAAGGTCATTGTTGATCCAAGCGTGAGGCATAAACATTCCAAAAGATTAAAAAATATTATTTGTTCCCCTGGTTTTCCGGAGCCGGTCGTGGAAGAATAA
- the rluB gene encoding 23S rRNA pseudouridine(2605) synthase RluB produces the protein MKKTLTKPQDETGERIQKILARGGMGSRREIERWIEEGRVRLNGVQAKLGDRIQNGDHLQLNGRVVHWEKFAHQTTRVLIYHKPVGEVVTRQDPEGRPVVFTQLPKLQVGRWISVGRLDINTSGLLLLTNNGELANRLMHPSMQVDREYAVRILGEVSDEVFERLKQGVELDDGPAKFDDIKFHGGEGANKWYHVVVSEGRNRLVRRLWESQGVTVSRLMRVRYGLLMMPEGLKSHAFHELESKTLDVLLESVGLPKEKPLAPGKQGVKKHGFYKKNKE, from the coding sequence ATGAAAAAAACATTGACCAAACCCCAGGATGAAACCGGCGAACGCATACAAAAAATCTTGGCGCGCGGCGGTATGGGGTCGAGGCGCGAAATCGAACGCTGGATAGAAGAAGGGCGAGTCAGGCTTAACGGCGTGCAGGCGAAACTCGGTGATAGAATCCAAAACGGCGATCATCTGCAACTTAACGGCCGAGTCGTCCATTGGGAAAAGTTTGCGCACCAAACTACCCGAGTATTGATTTATCACAAACCGGTCGGTGAGGTCGTGACAAGGCAAGATCCGGAAGGCCGGCCGGTCGTTTTTACGCAATTACCTAAGTTGCAAGTCGGCCGCTGGATTTCGGTTGGGCGTCTCGATATCAATACTTCAGGCTTGCTGTTGCTGACCAATAACGGCGAATTGGCCAACCGATTGATGCATCCGTCGATGCAAGTCGATCGAGAATATGCCGTGCGGATTTTGGGCGAGGTTTCCGATGAGGTATTCGAACGATTGAAACAAGGTGTTGAACTTGACGATGGGCCGGCAAAATTCGACGATATTAAATTTCACGGCGGGGAAGGCGCTAATAAATGGTATCACGTCGTCGTTAGTGAAGGGCGGAATCGTTTGGTTAGACGGTTATGGGAATCCCAAGGAGTAACCGTCAGTCGCTTGATGCGCGTACGCTATGGTTTGCTGATGATGCCGGAAGGATTAAAATCTCATGCTTTTCACGAATTGGAATCGAAAACCTTGGATGTCTTGCTCGAATCGGTCGGCTTACCTAAGGAAAAGCCGTTAGCGCCCGGAAAGCAGGGTGTTAAGAAGCATGGATTCTATAAAAAAAACAAGGAGTGA
- the scpB gene encoding SMC-Scp complex subunit ScpB, translated as MDIKRIVEALLFASDKPMTVKQLQQTFPELEQPEIETLQKAVDEIVEDYATRPVALKKVASGYRFQVKPELSFWVGRLFEEKPPRYSRALLETLAIIAYRQPVTRGDIEDIRGVAVSSNIIRTLLEREWIRIIAHKEVPGRPALYGTTKQFLDYFDLSSLHELPTLQEIKELDLSVASNQQLMQEQSEQQENNRPEVAEQGQDTEFKAEAETFVQSTEE; from the coding sequence GTGGATATCAAACGAATCGTCGAAGCCCTATTATTCGCATCGGATAAACCGATGACGGTCAAACAACTCCAGCAAACTTTTCCCGAACTCGAACAGCCCGAAATCGAAACGCTGCAAAAAGCCGTTGACGAAATTGTAGAAGATTACGCAACGCGGCCTGTAGCCTTGAAAAAAGTAGCGAGCGGTTACCGTTTTCAGGTTAAGCCGGAATTATCATTTTGGGTCGGACGCTTATTCGAGGAAAAACCGCCTAGATATTCCAGAGCTTTGTTGGAAACGCTGGCGATTATTGCCTACCGACAGCCGGTTACGAGAGGCGATATCGAAGATATTCGCGGTGTTGCGGTCAGCTCGAATATCATTCGCACGCTTCTCGAACGCGAATGGATCAGGATCATTGCGCACAAAGAAGTGCCGGGGCGCCCAGCGCTATACGGTACGACTAAACAATTTTTGGACTATTTCGATTTATCTTCCTTGCATGAGCTTCCGACATTACAGGAAATCAAAGAATTGGATTTATCGGTAGCCAGTAATCAGCAACTAATGCAGGAACAGAGTGAACAGCAAGAAAACAACCGACCAGAAGTCGCAGAACAAGGGCAGGACACCGAATTTAAAGCAGAAGCCGAGACCTTCGTCCAAAGTACGGAAGAATGA
- a CDS encoding segregation and condensation protein A → MQVAQAEDLPPVEEVLAIVQGAPFMKFPEDLYIPPDALRVFLDTFEGPLDLLLYLIRRQNLDILNIPIAQITRQYIGYIDMMTELRLELAAEYLVMAALLAEIKSRMLLPRQVAEEEDDEDPRALLIRRLQEYEVIKKAAEDIDGMSRLERDLFIAKADVSMIEIERPLPDIQLREMLLALQDVLKRADQLSHHHIVKEPLSVRERMSSVLERLKGGEGVIFNRLFLTQEGRHGVVVTFLAILELSKEGLIEIIQHEPLTEIVVRAVAASA, encoded by the coding sequence ATGCAAGTAGCGCAAGCGGAAGATTTACCCCCGGTCGAAGAAGTGCTGGCTATCGTTCAGGGCGCGCCGTTCATGAAGTTCCCCGAGGATCTTTACATACCGCCCGATGCATTGCGTGTCTTTCTCGATACCTTTGAAGGACCGCTGGATTTGTTGCTCTATCTGATCCGGAGGCAGAATCTCGATATCCTGAATATTCCGATCGCGCAGATTACTCGGCAATACATTGGTTACATCGATATGATGACCGAGCTTAGGCTCGAATTGGCCGCCGAATATCTAGTCATGGCGGCTCTGTTGGCCGAGATTAAATCGCGCATGTTACTGCCTAGGCAGGTCGCCGAAGAAGAGGATGATGAAGACCCGAGAGCTTTATTGATCCGCAGGTTGCAGGAATATGAGGTCATTAAAAAGGCGGCCGAGGACATTGATGGCATGTCGAGGTTAGAGCGTGATCTGTTCATTGCCAAGGCCGACGTATCGATGATTGAAATCGAACGCCCGTTACCTGATATTCAACTGCGAGAAATGTTATTGGCTTTGCAAGACGTATTAAAGCGTGCCGACCAATTAAGCCATCATCACATTGTTAAAGAGCCTTTATCGGTTCGGGAGCGCATGTCGAGCGTCTTGGAGAGGCTCAAAGGCGGGGAAGGGGTCATTTTCAATCGATTGTTTCTGACTCAAGAAGGACGCCATGGCGTCGTCGTGACTTTTTTGGCCATTCTCGAGCTCAGTAAAGAAGGCTTGATTGAAATCATTCAACACGAACCTTTGACCGAAATCGTGGTCAGAGCGGTTGCTGCAAGTGCTTAA
- a CDS encoding site-2 protease family protein yields MMNELSLIQRIIVWVIPVIFAITVHEAAHGWVAKKYGDNTAKMLGRLTLNPLKHIDPVGTILLPGILLLTGTGFIFGWAKPVPVDARNFKNPRQDMAVVALAGPVSNLLMAVGWALIARAGVMINVDFMTLPMIYWGIAGISINLVLALINLIPIPPLDGSRVVSGILPNRWAWQYNKLERYGFLILLLMLFTGTLNVILGYPMFLAQNMFFSLAGLG; encoded by the coding sequence ATGATGAACGAACTATCTTTGATCCAGCGTATTATCGTCTGGGTTATTCCGGTGATTTTCGCAATTACCGTGCATGAAGCCGCTCACGGTTGGGTCGCCAAAAAATACGGCGACAATACCGCTAAAATGCTCGGTCGATTGACCTTGAACCCGTTGAAACACATCGACCCGGTCGGTACGATTCTTCTGCCCGGCATATTGTTATTGACTGGAACCGGTTTTATATTCGGCTGGGCAAAGCCGGTACCCGTCGATGCGCGAAATTTCAAGAATCCGCGGCAGGATATGGCCGTCGTCGCATTGGCGGGCCCGGTATCGAATTTACTGATGGCTGTGGGGTGGGCGTTGATCGCTCGAGCGGGTGTCATGATCAATGTCGATTTCATGACACTGCCGATGATCTATTGGGGCATTGCGGGGATATCGATCAATCTGGTTCTGGCACTGATTAATCTAATACCGATACCGCCTTTGGATGGCAGTCGTGTCGTGTCGGGCATTTTGCCGAATCGATGGGCTTGGCAATACAACAAATTAGAGCGTTACGGTTTTTTGATATTATTGCTGATGTTATTCACCGGCACATTGAATGTCATACTGGGTTATCCGATGTTTTTGGCGCAAAATATGTTTTTTTCATTAGCTGGGTTAGGATAA
- a CDS encoding L-threonylcarbamoyladenylate synthase produces MAQFFQIHPENPQQRLINRAVEILQHGGVIAYPNDSSYAIACQMDDKQALDKIRRIRQLDDKHNFTLICQDLTQVSNFAKIDNDAYRLIKALTPGPFTFILNATREVPRRLQHPKKKTIGIRVPDHAIASLLVETIGEPLFSSTLVMPGESSALSDPYEIRDRLEHELDLVIDAGIVPDEPTTIIECSGKNLEIIRQGKGQAPMLD; encoded by the coding sequence ATGGCGCAATTTTTTCAAATTCATCCCGAGAATCCGCAGCAACGGTTAATCAATCGAGCAGTCGAGATCTTGCAGCATGGTGGAGTGATTGCCTATCCGAACGACTCGTCCTATGCGATTGCCTGTCAAATGGACGATAAGCAGGCGTTGGACAAAATTCGTAGAATTAGGCAATTGGACGATAAACACAATTTTACCTTGATTTGTCAGGATCTAACTCAGGTGTCCAATTTTGCCAAAATCGATAACGACGCCTATCGGTTGATCAAGGCATTGACGCCGGGGCCGTTCACTTTTATCCTGAATGCCACGCGCGAAGTGCCGCGCCGCTTGCAACATCCTAAGAAAAAAACCATAGGCATTCGGGTGCCTGATCACGCGATCGCCTCATTACTAGTGGAGACTATTGGAGAGCCGTTGTTCAGCTCGACGCTGGTTATGCCGGGCGAGTCGTCGGCTCTATCCGATCCCTATGAAATTCGCGATCGACTCGAGCACGAACTCGATCTCGTGATCGATGCCGGTATCGTGCCGGACGAACCGACTACAATCATTGAATGTTCGGGAAAAAATCTCGAAATTATCAGGCAAGGAAAAGGCCAAGCACCGATGTTGGACTAA
- the tsaB gene encoding tRNA (adenosine(37)-N6)-threonylcarbamoyltransferase complex dimerization subunit type 1 TsaB: protein MKLLAVDTATEACSAALYIDGEILERFELAPRTHTQLILPMIDSLMAEAGLVPQDLDGLAFGRGPGSFTGVRIATGVIQGIALGLDLPVAPVSTLAALAQNYFERAGRDVVFACMDARMGEVFWGVYRKNDQGFAELLGSESVGPAENVDFPEIKGYGIGSGWKTYREALDERLNAWLAGVDDTPLPKASAIALLGARSFNLGQAVPVEQAMPVYLRDKVAKKESER from the coding sequence ATGAAGTTATTGGCAGTGGATACCGCGACCGAAGCTTGTTCGGCCGCCTTATATATTGATGGCGAAATCTTGGAACGCTTCGAACTGGCGCCGCGAACGCATACGCAATTGATCTTGCCGATGATCGATTCGCTGATGGCCGAGGCGGGGCTCGTGCCTCAGGATTTGGATGGACTCGCATTCGGTCGGGGCCCCGGTTCTTTTACCGGGGTCAGAATTGCGACCGGCGTGATACAAGGTATCGCACTAGGTTTGGATTTGCCGGTCGCGCCGGTTTCGACGCTGGCGGCCTTGGCTCAGAATTATTTTGAACGCGCGGGCCGGGATGTGGTATTTGCCTGTATGGACGCGCGCATGGGTGAAGTGTTTTGGGGTGTTTACCGTAAAAACGACCAGGGTTTTGCCGAATTGCTCGGCTCCGAGTCGGTAGGGCCCGCTGAGAACGTCGACTTCCCCGAAATAAAAGGCTACGGCATCGGTAGCGGCTGGAAAACCTACCGTGAAGCATTGGACGAGCGCTTGAATGCTTGGCTTGCCGGCGTCGACGACACGCCTTTGCCGAAAGCCTCGGCGATAGCGCTGCTCGGCGCGCGAAGCTTCAACTTGGGTCAAGCCGTGCCGGTTGAACAGGCGATGCCGGTTTATTTACGCGATAAAGTCGCAAAAAAAGAATCGGAGCGATAA